A portion of the Acidimicrobiales bacterium genome contains these proteins:
- a CDS encoding SGNH/GDSL hydrolase family protein — translation MRRLTTATTSRWALALAALAAGLTGTTLTSTAFGASPGSQPVRIMAVGDSITEGVALDGTYRPYLWRALGDRGHHVDFVGDRHGIRNGEDRRYRFDADHQSWSGWRADQVGDTLAAAAARHRPDIVLIHLGTNDINQRRSIGRAASAIEGAIRAAQVGSPDATILVAQLIGRAGYQRQTAALNRAIARVVATSSTPRSLVVLVDHHDRFEPKRHTRDGTHPNAAGSRLMAQRWLAAVEDALDHPARRIPAVARR, via the coding sequence ATGAGGCGCCTCACCACCGCCACCACGTCGCGCTGGGCCCTCGCCCTGGCTGCGCTCGCCGCGGGGCTCACCGGGACCACCCTCACCTCCACCGCGTTCGGCGCCTCGCCTGGCTCCCAGCCCGTGCGCATCATGGCCGTGGGCGACTCCATCACCGAGGGGGTGGCGCTCGACGGCACCTACCGCCCCTACCTGTGGCGAGCCCTCGGTGATCGTGGCCACCACGTCGACTTCGTCGGCGATCGCCACGGCATCCGCAACGGCGAGGACCGCCGCTACCGCTTCGACGCCGACCACCAGTCGTGGTCGGGCTGGCGGGCCGATCAGGTGGGGGACACCCTCGCTGCTGCGGCGGCCCGCCACCGACCCGACATCGTCCTCATCCACCTCGGCACCAACGACATCAACCAGCGCCGCAGCATCGGCCGTGCCGCGAGCGCCATCGAGGGCGCGATCAGGGCCGCCCAGGTGGGCAGCCCCGACGCCACCATCCTCGTGGCCCAGCTGATCGGCCGCGCCGGCTACCAGCGCCAGACCGCCGCCCTGAACCGGGCCATCGCCAGAGTGGTGGCCACCTCCTCGACGCCCCGCTCCCTCGTGGTCCTCGTCGACCACCACGACCGCTTCGAACCGAAGCGCCACACCCGCGACGGCACCCACCCCAACGCCGCCGGATCCCGACTGATGGCGCAGCGGTGGCTTGCCGCGGTGGAGGACGCCCTCGACCACCCGGCCCGGCGCATCCCGGCGGTCGCCAGGCGCTGA
- a CDS encoding FGGY family carbohydrate kinase, which produces MSILVVDVGTSGVRAAVVRDDASVEAVHHREVLPSSPMPGFVEFDAAAMAAGALEVATAALEAGGPVAAVGIAAQRASTIVWDRATGEPVGPGVGWQDLRTAGTCLMLQQQGIRVAPNASATKAAFLLDMADPDRARDLCVGTVDSWIAWHLSGGSLHITDLSNAAVTGLMRADGSGWAPHILEALRIDESSLPTVVDSTGVMGEATALPGAPPIAGLAGDQQASLVGQGCVRPGMAKITFGTGGMLDLCVGPDRPSFETRGGGGTFPIVAWRAGGEITWGVEAIMLSAGTAVEWLRDDLGIIDTAAESHDVASSCESADGVWFVPALLGLGTPDWDHGARGTLLGVTRGSGRAEVVRAVLEGIAHRGADLVEAAEADGGLSIPTLRVDGGMSANPTFIQALADTTQRPVEVSPVLEATTLGAAFLAGLAVGTWGGWDDIAETWKPRAAVEPGRATDRDRWREARRRAGGWVPELSALDF; this is translated from the coding sequence ATGAGCATCCTCGTCGTCGACGTCGGCACGAGCGGCGTGCGCGCTGCGGTGGTGCGCGACGACGCCTCCGTCGAGGCCGTCCACCACCGGGAGGTCCTCCCCTCCTCCCCCATGCCGGGCTTCGTCGAGTTCGACGCCGCCGCCATGGCGGCCGGCGCCCTGGAGGTGGCCACGGCTGCTCTCGAGGCCGGGGGGCCGGTGGCCGCGGTCGGCATCGCCGCCCAGCGCGCGTCCACCATCGTCTGGGACCGCGCCACCGGCGAGCCGGTCGGGCCGGGTGTGGGTTGGCAGGACCTGCGCACCGCGGGCACGTGCCTCATGCTCCAACAGCAGGGGATCCGCGTCGCCCCCAACGCCAGCGCCACCAAGGCCGCCTTCCTGCTCGACATGGCCGATCCCGACCGGGCACGCGACCTGTGCGTCGGGACCGTCGACTCCTGGATCGCCTGGCACCTCTCCGGAGGCTCGCTGCACATCACCGACCTCTCCAACGCGGCCGTCACCGGGCTCATGCGGGCCGACGGCTCCGGCTGGGCACCCCACATCCTCGAGGCGCTCCGCATCGACGAGTCATCCCTCCCGACGGTCGTCGACTCCACCGGGGTCATGGGCGAGGCAACCGCCCTGCCCGGCGCGCCCCCCATCGCCGGCCTCGCAGGCGACCAGCAGGCCTCGCTCGTCGGCCAGGGCTGCGTGCGACCCGGCATGGCCAAGATCACCTTCGGCACCGGTGGGATGCTGGACCTCTGCGTCGGACCCGACCGGCCGTCGTTCGAGACACGGGGAGGCGGCGGGACGTTCCCGATCGTCGCCTGGCGAGCCGGCGGCGAGATCACCTGGGGCGTGGAGGCGATCATGCTCTCGGCCGGCACCGCCGTCGAGTGGCTCCGTGACGACCTCGGCATCATCGACACCGCCGCCGAGTCCCACGACGTGGCGTCATCGTGCGAGAGCGCCGATGGCGTCTGGTTCGTCCCCGCCCTCCTGGGGCTCGGGACCCCCGACTGGGACCACGGCGCGCGGGGCACCCTCCTGGGCGTTACCAGGGGCAGCGGACGAGCCGAGGTGGTGCGCGCCGTCCTCGAGGGCATCGCCCACCGGGGGGCAGACCTCGTGGAGGCGGCCGAGGCCGACGGCGGGCTCAGCATCCCCACGCTCCGGGTCGACGGTGGGATGAGCGCCAACCCCACCTTCATCCAGGCCCTCGCCGACACCACCCAGCGACCGGTGGAGGTGTCGCCCGTCCTCGAGGCCACCACCCTCGGCGCCGCCTTCCTCGCCGGCCTCGCGGTGGGGACCTGGGGCGGCTGGGACGACATCGCCGAGACCTGGAAGCCGCGGGCGGCGGTGGAGCCAGGGCGTGCCACCGACCGCGACCGCTGGCGAGAGGCACGGCGCCGGGCCGGCGGTTGGGTCCCCGAGCTGTCGGCGCTGGACTTCTGA
- a CDS encoding FAD-binding oxidoreductase yields the protein MSLQPLPGTPTEPITLEAAPGGAVTNRLSTPAAAVGTEVVDALRAACAEVEATDARGLAEAGRDWWPLAMQWALEGQVPGLPSVIARPSSATEVAAVLRVCSDAVVPVTAAGGRSGVCGASVPVHGGVVLDLTAMSGIVSVDDASLTATVLPGTFGDALEDRLRADHGLTLGHWPQSIALSTVGGWLACRSAGQLSTRYGKIEDMVVGMEVALADGSVIRTGGAPRAAVGPDLNQLFVGSEGTLGIVTEATLRCHPVPPATVQGAWGFASFTEGLEACRRILRRGATPAVLRLYDATESHRSYETGERHVLLVLDEGDAHVTGATMAVVDEECAGVERLDDGLVDRWMSHRNDVSALEGLTRKGFVVDTMEIAAPWGALGEIYEATTAAILAVDGAMVASAHQSHSYIDGACLYFTFAGRPETDDRERFYVEAWDAGTRAVLATGGALSHHHGVGLNRSRFVAEALGGGLDVLIALKGALDPAGVLNPGKLGLPSPFGEVAWP from the coding sequence ATGAGCCTCCAACCCCTCCCCGGTACGCCCACCGAGCCGATCACCCTCGAGGCGGCGCCGGGCGGCGCCGTCACCAACCGCCTCTCGACCCCAGCTGCCGCCGTGGGCACCGAGGTCGTCGACGCCCTGCGCGCGGCGTGCGCCGAGGTCGAGGCCACCGACGCACGCGGCCTCGCCGAAGCCGGTCGCGACTGGTGGCCGCTCGCCATGCAGTGGGCGCTCGAGGGTCAGGTGCCCGGCCTCCCCTCGGTGATCGCCCGCCCCAGCAGCGCCACCGAGGTGGCGGCTGTGCTGCGGGTGTGCAGTGACGCCGTCGTCCCCGTCACCGCCGCCGGCGGCCGCAGCGGCGTCTGCGGCGCCAGCGTCCCCGTCCACGGAGGGGTCGTCCTCGACCTCACCGCCATGAGCGGGATCGTGTCGGTCGACGACGCATCTCTCACCGCCACGGTGCTCCCCGGCACCTTTGGCGACGCCCTCGAGGACCGCCTCCGGGCGGACCACGGCCTCACCCTCGGGCACTGGCCGCAGTCGATCGCGCTCTCCACCGTCGGCGGGTGGCTGGCCTGCCGATCGGCCGGCCAGCTCTCGACGCGCTACGGCAAGATCGAGGACATGGTCGTCGGCATGGAGGTCGCCTTGGCCGACGGCTCGGTGATCCGCACCGGCGGGGCGCCACGGGCCGCCGTCGGTCCCGACCTCAACCAGCTCTTCGTGGGCTCCGAGGGCACGCTCGGGATCGTCACCGAGGCCACCCTGCGCTGCCATCCCGTGCCGCCCGCCACCGTCCAGGGCGCGTGGGGCTTCGCCTCGTTCACCGAGGGCCTCGAGGCCTGCCGTCGCATCCTGCGCCGGGGCGCCACACCGGCGGTGCTGCGCCTCTACGACGCCACCGAGTCCCACCGCAGCTACGAGACGGGCGAGCGCCACGTGCTCCTCGTCCTCGACGAGGGCGACGCCCACGTGACCGGCGCCACCATGGCCGTGGTCGATGAGGAGTGTGCCGGCGTCGAGCGCCTCGACGATGGCCTCGTCGACCGGTGGATGTCCCACCGCAACGACGTGAGCGCGCTCGAAGGCCTCACCCGCAAGGGCTTCGTGGTCGACACCATGGAGATCGCCGCCCCGTGGGGGGCCCTGGGCGAGATCTACGAGGCGACGACTGCCGCCATCCTCGCCGTCGACGGCGCCATGGTCGCCTCGGCCCACCAGTCGCACAGCTACATCGACGGCGCCTGCCTCTACTTCACCTTCGCCGGCCGCCCCGAGACCGACGACCGGGAGCGCTTCTACGTCGAGGCGTGGGACGCCGGGACCCGAGCCGTGCTGGCCACCGGTGGCGCCCTCAGCCACCACCACGGGGTCGGCCTCAACCGCAGCCGCTTCGTCGCCGAGGCCCTCGGCGGCGGCCTCGACGTGCTCATCGCCCTCAAGGGGGCACTCGACCCCGCCGGTGTGCTCAACCCGGGCAAGCTCGGGCTCCCGAGCCCCTTCGGTGAGGTCGCCTGGCCGTGA
- a CDS encoding glycerol-3-phosphate dehydrogenase/oxidase — MTFDRPTALRRLADEHFDVLVVGGGVTGAGTALDAASRGLRTALVERHDFASGTSSKSSKLVHGGLRYLQQREFRLVYEALAERQRLRRTAPHLVRLLPFLIPVLGKGGVIHPKLAKALNSALWLYDLTGGARIGKLHQRISAEETLAHMPTLRAERVVGGFVYYDAQTDDARLTLTLARTAADHGAAVANRCSVVGITKGLDGRVAGVTVRPEEGGADIEVAASVVVNATGVWSDEVRALDEGGDPDSIRPAKGIHITVPWDKVRNDIAAVVPVPKDKRSVFVVPVAKGAGTADDGPDRTYVGTTDTDYDGPLDDPQCTPDDVAYLLGAINASVSEPLSTDDVLGTWAGLRPLVKGADAESRTADLSRRHKVAASETGMITVTGGKLTTYRKMAADTIDAAVDALGRGGRSRTKKLRLRGAEGFTELVSEATSAAERLGVTAELLDHLSHRHGGDARTVAAMVTADPTLGEPIVEGLPYVRAEVVYAVRYEMARTVDDVLTRRMPARWLDGLASADAADETARLMAPDLGWSQDEAAAEAEAFRRSVMAQRAASGLPQTTTPAGR; from the coding sequence ATGACCTTCGACCGTCCCACGGCGCTGCGACGCCTCGCCGACGAGCACTTCGACGTGCTCGTCGTCGGTGGCGGCGTCACCGGCGCCGGCACCGCCCTCGACGCCGCCTCCCGAGGCCTTCGCACCGCCCTCGTCGAGCGACACGACTTCGCCTCGGGCACGTCGTCCAAGTCGTCCAAGCTGGTCCACGGCGGGCTGCGCTACCTCCAGCAGCGGGAGTTCCGCCTCGTCTACGAGGCCCTCGCGGAGCGCCAGAGGCTCCGACGCACCGCCCCCCACCTGGTGCGCCTGCTGCCCTTCCTGATCCCGGTGCTGGGCAAGGGCGGGGTGATCCACCCCAAGCTGGCCAAGGCGCTCAACAGCGCCCTGTGGCTCTACGACCTCACCGGCGGAGCCCGCATCGGCAAGCTCCACCAGCGGATCTCGGCCGAAGAGACGCTGGCCCACATGCCCACGCTGCGCGCCGAGCGCGTCGTCGGCGGCTTCGTGTACTACGACGCCCAGACCGACGACGCCCGCCTGACCCTGACCCTCGCCCGCACCGCCGCCGACCACGGCGCGGCCGTGGCCAACCGTTGCAGCGTCGTGGGCATCACCAAGGGCCTCGACGGCCGGGTGGCCGGCGTGACCGTCCGCCCCGAGGAAGGCGGCGCCGACATCGAGGTGGCAGCCTCAGTGGTGGTCAACGCCACCGGCGTCTGGAGCGACGAGGTCCGGGCCCTCGACGAGGGCGGCGATCCCGACAGCATCAGGCCGGCCAAGGGGATCCACATCACCGTGCCGTGGGACAAGGTCCGCAACGACATCGCCGCGGTCGTGCCAGTGCCCAAGGACAAGCGGTCGGTGTTCGTGGTGCCCGTGGCCAAGGGCGCCGGCACCGCTGACGACGGCCCCGACCGCACCTACGTCGGCACCACCGACACCGACTACGACGGCCCGCTCGACGACCCCCAGTGCACCCCCGACGACGTCGCCTACCTCCTCGGGGCGATCAACGCCTCGGTCTCCGAACCGCTCAGCACCGACGACGTGCTCGGCACGTGGGCCGGCCTCCGCCCCCTCGTCAAGGGTGCCGACGCCGAGAGCCGCACCGCCGACCTCTCCCGCCGGCACAAGGTCGCCGCCTCGGAGACGGGGATGATCACCGTCACCGGCGGCAAGCTCACCACCTACCGCAAGATGGCCGCCGACACCATCGACGCCGCGGTCGACGCCCTCGGCCGGGGCGGCCGGTCCCGCACCAAGAAGCTCCGGCTGCGCGGCGCCGAGGGCTTCACCGAGCTGGTGTCGGAGGCGACGTCGGCCGCCGAGCGCCTCGGCGTGACCGCTGAGCTGCTCGACCACCTCAGCCATCGCCACGGCGGCGACGCCCGGACCGTGGCGGCCATGGTGACCGCCGACCCCACGCTCGGCGAGCCCATCGTCGAGGGCCTCCCCTACGTCCGAGCGGAGGTCGTGTACGCCGTGCGCTACGAGATGGCCCGCACGGTCGACGACGTCTTGACCCGGCGGATGCCCGCGCGGTGGCTCGACGGCCTCGCGTCGGCGGATGCCGCCGATGAGACCGCCCGGCTGATGGCACCCGACCTGGGGTGGTCCCAGGACGAGGCCGCGGCCGAGGCCGAGGCCTTCCGGCGCTCGGTCATGGCCCAGCGGGCGGCCAGCGGGCTCCCCCAGACCACGACCCCAGCAGGACGGTGA
- a CDS encoding helix-turn-helix domain-containing protein, translating to MATTAGSSEREALVVELFGDDHVPSRFEGRLLRTREVALLFQVSERAVTDWARKGRIPSVRTPGGHRRYPAEQVRSLLMASEGGAEAAEGGAQL from the coding sequence GTGGCGACCACAGCGGGCAGCAGCGAACGGGAGGCCCTCGTGGTCGAGCTCTTCGGGGACGATCACGTCCCGTCGCGCTTCGAGGGCCGCCTCCTGCGGACGAGGGAGGTCGCCCTGCTGTTCCAGGTGTCCGAGCGGGCTGTGACCGACTGGGCCCGCAAGGGCCGGATCCCCTCGGTGCGGACGCCGGGCGGGCACCGGCGCTACCCAGCCGAGCAGGTGCGTTCGCTGCTCATGGCGTCGGAGGGCGGCGCCGAGGCGGCCGAGGGAGGCGCCCAGCTCTAG
- a CDS encoding WhiB family transcriptional regulator, whose amino-acid sequence MTKKWREHAACRGIDPDVFYPVSDEEAEPAKAVCEQCSVRQACLEYALTSREREGVWGGATERERRRIIRQRRRTA is encoded by the coding sequence ATGACGAAGAAATGGCGCGAGCACGCAGCGTGCCGGGGAATCGACCCGGACGTCTTCTACCCGGTCTCCGACGAGGAGGCCGAGCCAGCGAAGGCCGTGTGCGAGCAGTGCTCCGTCCGCCAGGCGTGCCTCGAGTACGCCCTGACGTCTCGGGAGCGCGAAGGGGTGTGGGGCGGAGCCACCGAGCGTGAGCGCCGCCGCATCATCCGCCAGCGCCGTCGCACGGCCTGA
- the trpD gene encoding anthranilate phosphoribosyltransferase, protein MGAVTLSELGGWPAVLRQLVAGEDLTSTQSGAALTEVLAGRASEGQIAALVIGLRMKGETVDELSGLVAAMLDASEPVELPPGMSPVDTCGTGGSAARRTAAFNVSTVAAIVVAGAGAPVCKHGGRAATATSSSADLLEALGVATDLGPRGVRRCLEEVGMAFCFAPRFHPAMRHAAPVRRDLGVPTVFNLLGPLSNPARVRRQVLGVSDPSLAEKVVGVLQARGVERALVVYGHDGLDELTVTTTSTVHQIDGDAVRTYVVDPADLGIPRHGGDVAGGDVAANVDLARRVLDGEAGAHRDVVLLNAAAGLVAAGVADDLPAGHAAATAAVDSGAAARTLTRLASVSHAVRGEIGDT, encoded by the coding sequence GTGGGCGCGGTCACCCTCTCCGAGCTCGGTGGGTGGCCGGCTGTCCTGAGGCAGCTGGTGGCGGGCGAGGACCTCACCTCCACCCAGAGCGGGGCCGCCCTGACCGAGGTCCTGGCCGGGCGGGCCAGCGAGGGCCAGATCGCCGCCCTGGTGATCGGCCTGCGCATGAAGGGCGAGACCGTCGACGAGCTCAGCGGCCTCGTCGCCGCCATGCTCGACGCCTCCGAGCCGGTCGAGCTCCCGCCGGGGATGTCACCGGTCGATACCTGCGGAACCGGCGGCTCTGCCGCCCGTCGCACCGCTGCGTTCAACGTCTCCACCGTCGCTGCCATCGTGGTGGCCGGTGCCGGTGCGCCGGTCTGCAAGCACGGTGGGCGGGCGGCCACCGCCACCAGCAGCTCGGCCGACCTGCTCGAGGCACTCGGCGTCGCCACCGACCTCGGGCCCCGCGGGGTCCGGCGCTGCCTGGAGGAGGTGGGCATGGCGTTCTGCTTCGCCCCCCGCTTCCACCCCGCCATGCGACACGCTGCGCCGGTCCGCCGCGACCTCGGGGTGCCGACGGTGTTCAACCTCCTCGGCCCGCTCAGCAACCCGGCCCGGGTGCGACGCCAGGTCCTGGGGGTGAGCGACCCCTCCCTGGCCGAGAAGGTGGTCGGCGTGCTCCAGGCCCGGGGGGTGGAGCGGGCGCTGGTCGTGTACGGCCACGATGGCCTCGACGAGCTGACGGTGACCACCACCTCCACGGTCCACCAGATCGATGGCGACGCGGTGCGGACCTATGTGGTCGATCCCGCCGACCTCGGCATCCCGCGCCACGGTGGCGACGTCGCCGGTGGTGATGTCGCCGCCAACGTCGACCTTGCCCGCCGGGTGCTCGACGGCGAGGCCGGGGCGCACCGAGATGTGGTGCTGCTCAACGCCGCCGCCGGCCTCGTGGCTGCCGGGGTGGCCGACGACCTCCCTGCTGGCCACGCCGCCGCCACCGCGGCGGTCGACTCCGGCGCCGCCGCCCGCACGCTCACCCGTCTGGCGTCGGTCTCGCACGCCGTGCGCGGCGAGATCGGCGACACCTGA
- a CDS encoding DEDD exonuclease domain-containing protein has protein sequence MPAPAQRSFDDLGTPLHDVTFCVVDLETTGGSAADCAITEIGAVKLRGGESVGTFATLVNPGTPVPPFITVLTGITEAMVRPAPRIEAVLPSFLEFAAGTVLVAHNARFDVTFLDTALVRHGYPRLANPVVDTCALARRLVRDEVRNCKLATLAEHYRLPHQPSHRALADALATGDLLHVLLERAGSLGVLGLDDLLSLPTIVGHPEAGKLRLTDGLPRTPGVYLFRDRGGRVLYVGKATNLRTRVRSYFSGDQRRKVGQLLRETVSVDHIPTTSALEAAVLEVRLIHRHLPRFNRQSTTWRRYAYLKLTLGERFPRLSVVKAVRDDGALYLGPLSSSSAARRLADAIECAAPLRRCTARPTTRVLRGAACAPAQLGVATCPCAGDISEADYAAIVDHVVHGLTVDPSVLLGVLEGRMRSLAVAERYEEAAEMRERAATLAGAIARQRRLDGLRRAGRLVVALPDGARAELVGGVLSLAWVGDQPSLPASAATPAPLVVPGAPLDREAADEVACVAAWLDKEAHRVRVVSCDGELTSPVVALPRFQPVEPVVAGGAAAKRVTVRARPATSSPFLAR, from the coding sequence ATGCCCGCGCCGGCGCAGCGCTCCTTCGACGACCTCGGCACCCCTCTCCACGACGTCACGTTCTGCGTGGTCGACCTCGAGACCACCGGAGGCTCCGCCGCCGACTGCGCCATCACCGAGATCGGCGCGGTCAAGCTGCGGGGCGGCGAGTCCGTTGGTACGTTCGCCACCCTGGTGAACCCCGGCACGCCGGTGCCCCCCTTCATCACCGTCCTCACCGGCATCACCGAGGCCATGGTCCGGCCCGCCCCGCGCATCGAAGCGGTGCTGCCGTCGTTCCTCGAGTTCGCGGCGGGCACGGTGCTGGTCGCCCACAACGCCCGCTTCGACGTGACCTTCCTCGACACCGCCCTCGTCCGGCACGGCTACCCGCGGCTGGCCAACCCGGTCGTCGACACCTGCGCGCTGGCCCGACGGCTCGTGCGAGACGAGGTCCGCAACTGCAAGCTCGCCACGCTCGCCGAGCACTACCGGCTCCCCCACCAGCCAAGCCACCGGGCGCTCGCCGACGCCCTCGCCACCGGCGACCTCCTGCACGTGCTGCTCGAGCGGGCAGGCAGCCTCGGGGTCCTCGGCCTCGACGACCTCCTCTCCCTGCCCACCATCGTGGGCCACCCCGAGGCGGGGAAGCTCCGCCTCACCGACGGCCTGCCTCGCACCCCTGGCGTGTACCTGTTCCGCGACCGCGGCGGGAGGGTCCTCTACGTGGGCAAGGCGACGAACCTCCGGACGAGGGTCCGCTCCTACTTCTCGGGTGACCAACGGCGCAAGGTCGGCCAGCTGCTGCGCGAGACCGTCTCGGTCGACCACATCCCCACCACCAGCGCGCTCGAGGCAGCGGTGCTCGAGGTCCGCCTGATCCACCGTCACCTGCCCCGGTTCAACCGGCAGTCAACCACCTGGAGGCGCTACGCCTACCTCAAGCTCACCCTCGGCGAGCGCTTCCCCAGGCTGTCGGTCGTGAAGGCGGTGCGAGACGACGGCGCCCTCTACCTCGGCCCGCTGTCGTCGTCGTCGGCCGCCCGTCGCCTGGCCGACGCCATCGAGTGCGCGGCGCCGCTGCGCCGCTGCACGGCACGGCCCACGACGCGGGTGCTCCGCGGCGCGGCGTGCGCCCCTGCCCAGCTCGGGGTGGCCACCTGCCCGTGCGCCGGTGACATCAGCGAGGCCGACTACGCCGCCATCGTCGATCACGTGGTGCATGGCCTCACCGTCGACCCGTCGGTCCTCCTCGGAGTCCTCGAGGGGCGCATGCGATCCCTGGCCGTCGCAGAGCGCTACGAGGAAGCAGCCGAGATGCGCGAGCGAGCGGCCACCCTTGCCGGCGCCATCGCCCGCCAGCGGCGCCTCGACGGGCTGCGCCGGGCCGGTCGGCTCGTGGTGGCGCTGCCCGACGGGGCACGCGCCGAGCTGGTCGGCGGGGTCCTCTCGCTGGCGTGGGTCGGCGACCAACCATCGCTGCCGGCCTCGGCCGCCACGCCGGCACCCCTCGTGGTCCCCGGCGCCCCCCTCGACCGGGAGGCCGCCGACGAGGTGGCCTGCGTTGCCGCCTGGCTCGACAAGGAGGCCCACCGGGTGCGGGTGGTGTCGTGCGACGGCGAGCTCACCTCACCCGTCGTTGCGCTGCCCCGCTTCCAGCCGGTCGAGCCCGTCGTCGCCGGGGGCGCGGCAGCCAAGCGGGTCACCGTGCGGGCCCGGCCCGCGACGTCGTCGCCCTTCTTGGCTCGCTGA
- the sepH gene encoding septation protein SepH, protein MQELHLVGFTTERDGLIFSTRQGAKSGSFIIPVDDELRQALLAAGADHVDDEVGAKAAPSRPAAPESVLSPREMQERLRAGWTIEEVAREAGAEVDWVARFAAPVLAEQARVVGHALDLTFDKPRVGPSSRPLGPSVRRNIAGRGVRMTDDEVEAAWGAYQLDDDLWVVRFVYTSRGREQRAEWLLDQTAGTLRSHNRLGSQLGHVGARRGTSTATRRSASRTSAPRKAAGKRSAAEKKAAAKRSTAKKAAARKAAAKKVAVKKVAVKKAAVKKAAVKKAAAKKAAAKRSAAKKKAPAKRSAAKKKAAKKVAAKRSAAKKKAPARKAAAKKKKRAPARKAPVTRRAATTRRTGRSVATARRGTRDGWAGRATKAAATVPAAPRRQASGATSPASTVVATGRVAAPLLAAAPVAGPLRSAPTVAPTPASPVAPSEPVVPPAPGHLPGAVEPAGPVTDAVPAVGPAQDGSVGSWPSDAEPPVEVPDGEPVVRIDSRRGTTAASEPQPESESASGPEARRGPTFRADMARLATPGVDGSLPMRPRRREPLRGR, encoded by the coding sequence GTGCAGGAGCTGCACCTCGTCGGGTTCACGACGGAGCGCGACGGCCTGATCTTCAGCACCCGCCAGGGCGCCAAGTCGGGCAGCTTCATCATCCCGGTCGATGACGAGCTCCGGCAGGCACTCCTCGCGGCAGGTGCCGATCATGTCGACGACGAGGTTGGGGCAAAGGCTGCTCCCTCCCGCCCGGCGGCACCCGAGAGCGTCCTCTCCCCGCGAGAGATGCAGGAGCGTCTGCGTGCCGGCTGGACCATCGAGGAGGTCGCCCGGGAGGCGGGGGCCGAGGTCGACTGGGTGGCCCGCTTCGCTGCCCCCGTGCTGGCCGAGCAGGCGAGGGTGGTCGGCCATGCGCTCGACCTGACCTTCGACAAGCCTCGCGTCGGTCCGTCCAGCCGCCCCCTCGGCCCCTCGGTCCGCCGGAACATCGCGGGCCGGGGTGTGCGCATGACCGACGACGAGGTCGAGGCCGCGTGGGGGGCGTACCAGCTCGACGACGACCTCTGGGTCGTGCGCTTCGTCTACACCTCACGGGGCCGGGAGCAGCGGGCCGAGTGGCTGCTCGACCAGACGGCGGGGACGCTGCGCTCCCACAACCGCCTCGGCTCGCAGCTGGGCCACGTCGGCGCCCGGCGTGGGACGTCCACGGCGACCCGACGCAGCGCCTCCCGCACGTCCGCCCCGAGGAAGGCTGCTGGCAAGAGGAGCGCAGCGGAGAAGAAGGCTGCCGCCAAGAGGAGCACGGCGAAGAAGGCGGCGGCGAGGAAGGCGGCGGCCAAGAAGGTGGCGGTGAAGAAGGTGGCGGTGAAGAAGGCGGCGGTGAAGAAGGCGGCGGTGAAGAAGGCGGCGGCGAAGAAGGCGGCGGCCAAGAGGAGCGCTGCGAAGAAGAAGGCTCCCGCCAAGAGGAGCGCTGCGAAGAAGAAGGCGGCCAAGAAGGTGGCGGCCAAGAGGAGCGCTGCGAAGAAGAAAGCTCCCGCCAGGAAGGCGGCGGCGAAGAAGAAGAAGAGGGCTCCCGCCAGGAAGGCCCCGGTCACGAGGCGCGCTGCGACGACGCGGCGCACCGGGCGGTCGGTGGCTACCGCCCGCCGAGGGACTCGGGACGGTTGGGCCGGGCGGGCGACCAAGGCCGCGGCAACGGTTCCCGCCGCCCCGCGGCGTCAGGCCTCGGGCGCCACGTCGCCGGCATCGACCGTCGTGGCCACGGGGCGGGTCGCGGCACCGCTACTGGCGGCCGCTCCGGTGGCCGGGCCGCTCCGGTCGGCGCCGACCGTCGCGCCGACTCCGGCCTCGCCGGTCGCTCCATCCGAGCCCGTCGTCCCTCCTGCTCCCGGCCACCTGCCGGGCGCTGTCGAGCCGGCAGGTCCGGTCACCGACGCCGTCCCAGCCGTGGGCCCGGCGCAGGACGGCTCCGTCGGCTCGTGGCCTTCCGACGCCGAGCCGCCCGTGGAGGTGCCCGATGGCGAACCGGTGGTGCGCATCGACTCCCGGCGGGGTACCACGGCAGCATCCGAGCCCCAGCCCGAGTCCGAGTCCGCCTCCGGACCTGAGGCTCGGCGTGGGCCGACGTTTCGTGCCGACATGGCCCGACTCGCCACCCCCGGGGTCGACGGATCCCTGCCGATGCGTCCGAGGCGCCGCGAGCCACTGCGGGGACGCTGA